In a single window of the Streptomyces sp. NBC_00094 genome:
- a CDS encoding SpoIIE family protein phosphatase — MAPDDALLVTDAAGVVVAWSQEARSLFARDRSEALGRPVIELLARAGIAAGVDADRLPGNPAPVPGLAIRPVALPDGSSGWSVHLLRSQENADAREQALLKALFTQSPIGMQVLDPQLRVLRVNTAASGMSAFDHTHLLGRRLGDVFRLSDPDEAAALVRGVLATGEPAVDRLVRVRPPNDPNQEHAYSVSVFRLQDTDGQVLGLSTAAVDVTVRERALARARVISAVREHVGKTLELDVTCGELVDVLVPAFADAAEVDLLDPVVHGEEPPSAPVGPDVPLRRMSFASTDRRGDSLGAVAGPFRFPAAWLRSLTDLRPHLATSRPGDGPAHSAIVTPLTLRGGVYGTLSLFRSPDRDPFVDEDLDLALDIAARTALHIDNARRYTREHTIALTLQRRLLPQRPEPQVAVESAHFSQSAEAGGGWFDVFPLSGARVALTVGRVSGTGIHSAMAMGQLRTAIHTLAALDLEPDELLARLDDTVNRLAAERAGLPPGDPLRSQTLTADCLYGVYDPLAMNCVIALAGGPRPVLAYPDGTTGTVDVPSAPPLGGGEGAPFASTRLELPEGSVLALYTGAFLPADETERKAGQDRLRQILVDSGRPLDDLRDEAVSTVPAPSPGDDAVLLLVRTRSLDPGLVSTWDLPADPAAIATARARTRRTLAEWNLDELSLTTELIVSELATNAVRHGAPPIRLRLIKGARTLTFEVNDSSPVSPHLRHAQTSDEGGRGLFICAEAAQSWGVRFSDAGKTIWTEQELPHPA, encoded by the coding sequence ATGGCACCGGACGACGCGCTGCTCGTGACCGACGCAGCGGGTGTCGTGGTCGCGTGGAGCCAGGAGGCCAGGTCCCTGTTCGCCCGTGACAGGTCCGAAGCCCTCGGCCGTCCCGTCATCGAGCTGCTGGCCCGAGCCGGGATCGCAGCCGGCGTCGATGCGGATCGCCTTCCCGGCAACCCGGCGCCCGTCCCAGGGCTCGCGATACGGCCCGTGGCCTTGCCCGATGGCAGCTCGGGCTGGAGCGTCCACCTTCTCCGATCGCAGGAGAACGCGGACGCGCGAGAACAGGCACTGCTGAAGGCCCTGTTCACTCAATCACCCATCGGCATGCAGGTACTGGATCCCCAGCTGCGCGTCCTGCGGGTGAACACCGCCGCGTCGGGGATGAGCGCGTTCGACCACACACACCTGCTCGGTCGCCGCCTCGGCGACGTGTTCCGGTTGTCCGACCCCGACGAGGCCGCGGCGCTGGTGCGCGGCGTGCTCGCCACCGGCGAACCCGCGGTCGACAGACTCGTGCGCGTCCGCCCGCCCAACGACCCGAATCAGGAGCACGCGTACTCCGTCTCCGTGTTCCGGCTCCAGGACACCGACGGCCAGGTGCTCGGCCTCTCCACGGCGGCGGTGGACGTCACCGTCCGCGAGCGTGCCCTCGCCCGCGCCCGGGTCATCAGCGCCGTACGGGAGCACGTGGGGAAGACGCTGGAGCTGGATGTCACCTGCGGCGAACTCGTCGACGTCCTCGTGCCCGCCTTCGCCGACGCCGCGGAGGTCGACCTGTTGGACCCCGTCGTCCACGGTGAGGAACCCCCGTCGGCGCCCGTCGGACCCGACGTACCCCTGCGCCGTATGTCCTTCGCCTCGACGGACCGTCGAGGGGACTCGCTTGGCGCCGTGGCGGGCCCGTTCCGCTTTCCGGCAGCGTGGCTGCGGTCACTGACCGACCTACGACCTCATCTGGCCACCAGCCGCCCAGGCGACGGCCCCGCGCACTCCGCCATCGTCACCCCGCTGACCCTCCGGGGCGGCGTGTACGGAACGCTGAGCCTCTTCCGGTCCCCCGACCGCGATCCGTTCGTGGACGAGGACCTCGACCTCGCCCTGGACATCGCCGCGCGCACCGCGCTGCACATCGACAACGCACGCCGCTACACGCGCGAGCACACCATCGCCCTGACCCTGCAACGCCGTCTTCTGCCCCAGCGTCCGGAGCCGCAAGTCGCTGTGGAGAGCGCTCATTTCTCCCAGTCGGCCGAGGCCGGGGGCGGATGGTTCGACGTCTTCCCGCTCTCCGGCGCGCGCGTCGCCCTCACCGTCGGCCGCGTCTCCGGTACCGGCATCCACTCCGCCATGGCGATGGGCCAACTGCGCACCGCCATCCATACCCTGGCCGCGCTCGACCTGGAACCCGACGAACTCCTCGCCCGCCTCGACGACACGGTGAACCGACTCGCCGCCGAACGCGCCGGCCTCCCACCCGGCGACCCCCTGCGGAGCCAGACGCTGACCGCCGACTGCCTCTATGGCGTCTACGACCCGCTGGCCATGAACTGCGTCATCGCCCTCGCCGGTGGTCCGCGACCGGTACTCGCGTATCCCGACGGAACCACCGGGACAGTCGACGTTCCCTCCGCGCCCCCACTGGGCGGTGGCGAAGGAGCACCGTTCGCGAGCACGCGCCTCGAACTGCCCGAAGGGAGCGTCCTCGCGCTGTACACCGGCGCGTTCCTTCCCGCCGACGAGACGGAGAGGAAGGCTGGGCAGGACCGTCTGCGGCAGATCCTCGTGGACAGTGGACGCCCGCTGGACGACCTGCGCGACGAGGCCGTGAGCACGGTTCCGGCCCCTTCCCCCGGCGACGATGCGGTACTGCTTCTCGTGCGGACCCGCTCACTCGACCCCGGCCTCGTCTCCACCTGGGACCTGCCGGCAGACCCCGCGGCCATCGCCACGGCCCGAGCCCGGACGCGGCGCACGCTGGCCGAATGGAATCTCGACGAACTCTCGCTCACCACCGAGCTCATCGTCAGCGAACTGGCCACCAACGCCGTGCGTCACGGCGCACCGCCCATCAGGCTCCGCCTGATCAAGGGCGCCCGTACGCTCACCTTCGAGGTCAACGACTCCAGCCCCGTCTCACCGCACCTTCGCCACGCGCAGACCAGTGACGAGGGCGGCCGCGGCCTGTTCATCTGCGCCGAAGCCGCACAGAGCTGGGGCGTCCGCTTCAGCGACGCCGGCAAGACCATCTGGACGGAACAGGAACTCCCCCACCCGGCATAG